A window from Deinococcus grandis encodes these proteins:
- a CDS encoding VRR-NUC domain-containing protein, with protein sequence MSRDDRWLAEYRRRHPHLFPDEPTPTPGPAPPRTNGYENEAAFQADAVRTLCGLGWSVQENLKGSAGNGPVYYGKGWPDLDIYMEDGRRRIWYAELKQPGNKPTDDQLACHARLRRAGFRVIVAYTLDDLLTAQREERL encoded by the coding sequence GTGAGCCGCGACGACCGCTGGCTCGCCGAGTACCGGCGCCGCCACCCCCACCTGTTCCCCGACGAACCCACCCCCACCCCCGGGCCCGCCCCGCCCCGCACCAACGGGTACGAGAACGAAGCGGCGTTCCAGGCCGACGCCGTACGGACCCTGTGCGGACTCGGGTGGAGCGTGCAGGAGAACCTGAAAGGCAGCGCCGGGAACGGCCCCGTCTACTACGGGAAAGGCTGGCCGGACCTCGACATCTACATGGAGGACGGCCGCCGCCGGATCTGGTACGCCGAACTCAAACAACCCGGCAACAAGCCCACCGACGATCAGCTCGCCTGCCACGCCCGGCTGCGCCGCGCGGGCTTCCGCGTGATCGTCGCGTACACCCTGGACGACCTGCTGACCGCCCAACGGGAGGAACGACTCTGA